In Zygosaccharomyces rouxii strain CBS732 chromosome E complete sequence, the DNA window TTATTCCTTCTATCACTAAAGGTTTAGTCTTCCGTAGTCTTACAAGTATAAGTGCACTTAGTTGTAGTAGCAAAAGGCTGATGGCATCTATTAAAATCCCCAAGATTAGTGAATTGCCCTCGTTGGGTCTACCATTAGAAAACGCAAAGAGAGCAGCAGCTTATCGTGCAGTTGATGAGAATCTAGATGTTTACCAACATAGAGTTATTGGTATCGGTAGCGGTAGTACCGTTATTTATGTGGCAGAAAGAATAGGTCAATATTTGAGAGATGATGAGTACAGGGATTATGTGTCTAAATTTAAGTGTGTTGCAACTGGGTACCAATCGAAGCAGTTAATTATGGATAATGGACTTACTTATGCAATATTGGAGCAGCATCCGCATATAGATATAGCATTCGATGGTGCGGATGAGATTGATTgtaatttggatttgattaAAGGTGGTGGAGGATGCCttttccaagagaaattgattaGTACAAGTGCTAAGATCTTTGTTGTGGTAGCAGACACAAGTAAAAAATCGCCAAGGAGATTAGGGTCACACTGGGTACAAGGTGTTCCTATTGAAGTTGTGCCTGCGGCTTATAATCGTGTGCAAG includes these proteins:
- the RKI1 gene encoding ribose-5-phosphate isomerase RKI1 (highly similar to gnl|GLV|CAGL0L03740g Candida glabrata CAGL0L03740g and similar to YOR095C uniprot|Q12189 Saccharomyces cerevisiae YOR095C RKI1 Ribose-5-phosphate ketol-isomerase) is translated as MIIPSITKGLVFRSLTSISALSCSSKRLMASIKIPKISELPSLGLPLENAKRAAAYRAVDENLDVYQHRVIGIGSGSTVIYVAERIGQYLRDDEYRDYVSKFKCVATGYQSKQLIMDNGLTYAILEQHPHIDIAFDGADEIDCNLDLIKGGGGCLFQEKLISTSAKIFVVVADTSKKSPRRLGSHWVQGVPIEVVPAAYNRVQDDLLNLLGAKTATLRQGGKVKMGPVVTDNNNFILDTHFGDIDDPKKLHDNIKALVGVVETGLFIGNAAKAYLGSPDGDVLITSRENPAELQNETIMEQ